The following DNA comes from Triticum aestivum cultivar Chinese Spring chromosome 3D, IWGSC CS RefSeq v2.1, whole genome shotgun sequence.
ttcgggaattgcataatctcatagtcagaggaatatgtataagtcatgaagaaagcaatagcaataaaactaaacgatcataatgctaagctaacggatgggtcttgtccatcacatcattctctaatgatgtgatcccgttcatcaaatgacaacacatgtctatggtcaggaaacttaaccatctttgattaacgagctagtcaagtataggcatactagggacactctgtttgtctatgtattcacacatgcactaagtttccggttaatacaattctagcatgaataataaacatttatcatgatataagaaaatataaataacaactttattattgcctctagggcatatttccttcagcaacccGCCGCCTGCAAGATTCGGATCGCAGCAGCAAACTCGTTGCATTGAAGCTCCGTCGGCCGAGATCCGCAGGTTGCAGCATCGTGCGTGTTGCATGGAAGCAACCCGCCACCGGCAAGATCTGCAAGTGAAGCCGTTGGCACCTGTTGGGTGTTGTGTTGGTGGTATTCTTGCATCTAGAGAGGAGAGAAGCAGGGTGGAAGAGAGATAAAGGTGCTTGAAGCAGCTGTTGGCGGCCTGCAGCAGTGCGTGGCGAGTCGCAGCTCCTACGGCGACCGCCGGTCACGAGAGAACTAGTACAAGACGGACTGGGATCAGGTGACATGCCTATAGCATGTCACGCTGCAACATGCGGCCTCCCATCCGCCCTCCAATCTCCATCCAACGTTCCACACGATCCAAGGCAAAAAAATATTCCCAGGCGATAAACTACACAGGCTTGGACCAAATCATGGTGGGTTGCCCGCTCGAAACCAATTTGTGGCGGGGAAaagtgttgagtaaataggcaatttctcgattaaattaatccacgagtaaatcactagcatggcattaaCACATATAatcgcatactgatattcagtcaaactagcacatactacgctaattgcagaaagatctacgtataacgctagcatggctaaaacagaaaacagtagaagcgggataaacgagttataccctccagtaggccatgcagaggccgcggctttggtggcagcagcggcgtcctcggcggccttcttgtcagcttcaACTTTCTCGGcggcggtggacatggtgatgataaaggcgacgcggacgtagaggaagtagacgatcggaagtgagcagtcgcgtaatcgctgcccaaaaaccgtTGGCACCTGTTGGATGTTGTGTTGGTGGTATTCTTGCATCTAGAGAGGAGAGAAGCAGGGTGGAAGAGAGATAAAGGTGCTTGAAGCAGCTGTTGGCGGCCTGCAGCAGTGCGTGGCGAGTCGCAGCTCCTACGGCGACCGCCGGTCACGAGAGAACTAGTACAAGACGGACTGGGATCAGGTGACATGCCTATAGCATGTCACGCTGCAACATGCGGCCTCCCATCCGCCCTCCAATCTCCATCCAACGTTCCACACGATCCAAGGCAAAAAAATATTCCCAGGCGATAAACTACACAGGCTTGGACCAAATCATGGTGGGTTGCCCGCTCGAAACCAATTTGTGGCGGGGAAaagtgttgagtaaataggcaatttctcgattaaattaatccacgagtaaatcactagcatggcattgacacatataatcgcatactgatattcagtcaaactagcacatactacgctaattgcagaaagatctacgtataacgctagcatggctaaaacagaaaacagtagaagcgggataaacgagttataccctccagtaggccatgcagaggccgcggctttggtggcagcagcggcgtcctcggcggccttcttgtcagcttcagctttctcgacggcggtggacatggtgatgatgaaggcgacgcggacgtagaggaagtagacgatcggaagtgagcagtcgcgtaatcgctgcccaaaaacctattcgcccctcaccccgtacaggaaccagaagggcgtggtttcggagacctgctctcccgtcgaccgtgtacgcggcggacgggatggagtcaccggcggcagcagcagcaagggaacgacggtgggcgtgctggcgtctagggttaggagacaccgcacacttatataggcgcaaccgcgtggagagacgtggcaaaaataagcgcataggtgtAAGCTCGGCTCGATCCCGCgtcgcggcgggcggcggaggaggagtgcgcgagggcatcttctcttctcaagctccaatagcatgtagaagagaaacccttataaggaggtccaactcctcttccacttccggggtggaactaaacttcccactacacctaatACCATATAActcacatgggcccttagagatttttcagaaattgctacatgggcctagagcccatctcaaatttcagcaaaaAGGGGAGATTGGCGCTGAGCGTTGCCACCGCAGAGGACAGGCagggcagcgccgccgccgaggAGGACCCGCAGGgtcgcaccgccgccgccccagtGAAGCGCTCCGCCTCGCCGCGGCGGTAATCAACGCCGCCGAGCCCCCGCGGGAACCAGCTCCGTCGAGTCGCCGGGGAACCAGAAGAGGGACGTCGTGCGCCGGGAAGCAGCGACGTGCCGCCGCGGTCCACGGAGGAGCGCCACCCTGACCGCCACGTCCGGTTTCCCAGGTCGCCTCTCCTTTTCCTTCACATCAGTTTGATGCTTGTGCAGTTTGGGTTCAGAGTTAGCACCGTTTGGGTTTAGTTTTGGTTTCAGAATTAGCTGATAATATGTGTAGTTCTATGAGTTTGCATCAATATTACCGCTGCACCAAAACAATGCATTGGAAAATCATTTGAAATCAGATTTTCATATTCTTTGATTCTTGATGCATTTTGAGAGGACAGTGGCAGTAAAAAGAAGAGCTGAATTAGAATCTGAATTCGATGCAATAAATAATATACCAATAATTAAGATGAAGACTCCTATGTTGGTGGAAGCAAGCGAAGTATACACTCCGATTATTTTTTAGGCTTTCCAAGGTGAGTATGAAAGATCAACGGCTGCATGTTGTAGAGTATTGGATGGAAATAACAGATTTGTTTTTGCTATTGCGAGGTTGCATGGAGATTTACAGTTTGAGGAGGAGCGCATAGTGATAGGTGATCCTTTGACCAAAACGGTTTCATGTAGTTGTGGGATGTCCAATAGGACAGGAATCTTGTGTGCACATGGTCTAAAAGTGCTTGATTTGATGAACATAAAGACATTGCCGGCACATTATGttttgaagaggtggactagagaAGCTCGCAATGGAAGTATACAAGATAGACAAGGAAGGAATGTGGTAGAAAATCCAAAAATGGAAGCTGAACTTTGATACAAGGATTTGTCTCATAAATTTCACAAAATGGCACAAAAAGCAGCCAACTCTCCACAATGTTGTATTCTATTGGATAATGCACTTGATTCCGTCGCTCCGCATATACATGATTTACTCAATGCATCCACTAGTGCCATGAATGAACTATGTAAAGACAAAGAGAATGTTGACCCAAATGTGCAGCAAGTAGATGAGTTGCTTAGATCTGCATGGCTGAAGAAAAAAGAGGTTCAGTCAAAGAACTTAAGGAGAAAGAAAACATGGCTTGATAAGTTACTCAAGGGGAAGCATAGAGTAACTAAAGGACCAACAAAACAGGGAGAAAAGGTATGTTGCAATTGGTACATGATATGTTGTTATTGCTCATTTGTTAACTAATTACAGTGATTTTTGTTCTCAGCCACAAAGGAAGAAGGATGGTGtgcaacaaaagaaaaaagatggtGTGCAGCCTCAAGTAGAAGTGGAGAAGTATGAcaacaacaaagaaataaatttgGTGCTTCAAGAGTGCAATAATATTATGAGTTTCACCCAGCTCTTGACGGCTGACCATGATAATCTGTTCTAGCATGGAAGCTCCTTAGATAATATTTTGTacatggtggtgatgatgatgattatttgTTCTAGCATGGAACTTGTTAGATAGTATTTTGGACATGGTTAACTATAGTAGTATGGGGTTAACTATATCATTTTGTAGCCTAAGTGTACAAGTGAAATGGCCGTTTGGTGGAGAATTTGAATGTATCGAGCTTTTCAATTACAAGCAAGTGGTACTGAATTTCAATCAAGTGGTACTTAATTTGTATTGTTAAATTACTGTTGTTTTTGTTGCTATATGACTGTTGTTTGCATACAGTTTTTTTGTATAGCTAAGTTTGAAATTTAATTTATGCAAATTCGGTAAAAAAAATAGCTGATGTTTGTACTGTATAATGACTGAAAAGTTAGTGATTCTATTGAACAAACTCTGAAAACAGTAGTCTGATGCATTTCACCTGTGTAGTTTGATCGCCTGGGAATATTTTTTTGCCTTGGATCGATGTGGAACGTTGGATGGAGATTGGAGGGCGGATGGAAGGCCGCATGTTGCAGCGTGACATGCTGTAGGCATGTCACCTAATCCCAGTTCGGTCAGGAGGAGGTGCGGTCGCTGGGCCCGCACGAGATACGTGTCAGGCGGAGGGAGCGGCTTACAGCAAGGAGGGATCAGCCGGCTTAATTTAAGCGTTTTCCAACTTTTTACGAAGTCCTCAACAATACAAAGCTAATGGTGAAAATGTTTAAAGTCGACCAAGCGATTTAATCTGCAAATCAAAAAAAATTCCACCATTCTCACTTGCATACATGCATGAATATGCTTCTCGCGCTAGAGGACATGAGCTAGACCTGTCATGAAATTAAGATCGtatgtactccttccgttcctaaatatttgtttttttaagatttcaaatggactaccatatacggatgtatatagacatattttaaagcgtagattcattcattttgcttcgtatgtaatcacttgttgaaatctctaaaaagacaaatatttaggaacggagaaagTAACAATCATGCATGGATTTTTTAGTAGTCCACCTAGTTCAACTAAATTTGGGGCGTGCTAGGCGATTATCCGGCTAATCCCTCGCGCGGATTAGTCGGGTCAGCCGCCGTCCGATCACACTTAATCTGACGTCTGTCAACAGCCAGCTTTCGTGGTACGGCGCTCGGTCCAGTCCGATGATATGATTGTACATCGCCTTGCTCTCGTGATCTGCACTGCTACGCACGCAACCTGCCAACCTGGtggggcaaatttgacaaatttgacctatagacgaaatcaaatTACAGAATGAACTGtacgtgaaactatttcacgcagCTGACCCTTGGCGCCTAgctcctaggcgttgcactagtgcaacgcctaggagctaggcgctacactgtatagtgtggcgcctagctctcaggcgctgcacattgacttagtaattttcggatcacacgggtgcgacgctggccgtgtagcgcctatctgtgaggcgttgcacagtgtagtgtggcgccttcgtgtcgggcgtcacacaaaaaggtcagccgcgtgaaatagtttcatggACAGttcattttgtgatttgatttcgtccataggtcaaatttgtcaaatttgccaccTGGTGGTACCTCTTCCGCATCTCGTTGACTAGTGTGTTAGCACTGCGTTTGCTTGCTTCCTGTACCCTGCCATCAACATGCAGCCAAAGCACAAGAAGGCACAAGCTTAAATGAGAAAAATAAAGGGTGTCTGAACTGCTCATTGAGGCTTTGCAACAAGCCTCGTGTTGCACTCAGCATTCTGCAACAGGAACCTTGTTACAATCCCTTGAATAACTTTTGTTTTTTCCTTTGCGGTGTGCAACGTAGTTCGTGTTGCACCCGTGCGTCTTGCAACAAGGGTCATGTTGCAGGCATCTCAGTCAGGGGCATGTGGCATGCAGGCGATGCGACAGAGTTTCTTGTTTAATCCCGCAGTTGAAGGAAGCATTTTTTAAAAACAGAACACATCAAGTGTAATTGACTTGCTGATCATTGCAACAATGTTTTGTCACTAcacaaaaaatgattaaaaaaatcATTGCAACACTCAAAAACATGCAACGGAAATTATTTAGTGTAAGTTGCGGTCGACCCTTACAGCATCACGCATCCCGCTTGCAACAATGACAGTCAGCTCTTGCAGCAATGGCGGTCAACCCTTGAAGCGTCACACGTCCCGCTTGCAGAAATGGTGGTTAGCCCTTGCAGCAACGAAAGACGACCCTTGTAATTCACGCGACCTGTGTCTCGCCTTGCAACAGTTATACTAGCCATTGCGACATTGTGTGTCCCTCTTGCAGCAACAGAGTCGACCCTTGCAACATCGAGCATCCCTCATGCAGCAATGGTGATCGACCCATGCAACGTCCCGCTTATCGCCTTGCAATAGCGGTGTTGTCCATTGAAGCATCATGTGTGCCGCTTGATGCAGCGGGGTTGACCCTTGCAACGTCCAACATCTCGCTCACAACAATGACGGACGACCCTTGCGGCGTCATGTGTCCCATGTTACTGCAATGACATGTCTTATTGCAACGGCGGTCGATCCTTGCAACGGTACACATCCCGTGTTGCAGTAACAATAGACCACATTGCAATGGCAGTCAACCCTTGCAGCGTCCCAACTTGCAGCAACAACAATGAGCCTTGCAACAACGACGATTGGCCTTACCTTATAACGTCACGTGTCCGGGTTTGTAACATCGTTGCCCAAGCCTTGTAGGCGCCCAGATTGCAACATGTCAACAAATTATTTAGTATTTATTTTGACAAAACCAGCTGGGTTCGGTCGGCTAGTAACAACTGAGTTGCAGCGGTACACATCCCTAGtagctatgtgatgtgatatgatagGAGTGTAAGATGTCCACACACGTAAAAAAGGCATGTAAACCTGGGAGCGCTGTGCTCCACGCTCGGGCCGGATCAGACCGCTAGAAGGTCAATCGCTACAGAAACGTAAAGTGAGGGAAGGGACCACGTACGCGTGGCAAGCCAGGGACGCGGCTGATTTACGGAAAGAAATCATCCGGCTGACATCAAGTGTTTTCCACTAAATTTTGCATCGGAACAACATAGTTGGGGAATAGCTGGTCAAGAAACAGACGTGTTTAACAAGCTGGATCTGAAACAATTTAAAGCAACGAGCacaaatattttcataaaaaaaatAGCATTCTCTATTTGAACTGAAGCACATCGAGTCAGAAAGAATTACAATAGCTAAACTAGAAATAATACCATGTGAAATATTATAGTTCCAAATTAACCTAATAATGAAACAAAAGACTAAAGTAGACAAAACAGTTGCCATCCAAAAAGAATTGTGCTTTCACATATCGCAAGACACGAGACTACCGCCAAATGACATTTCGCATCAACCAATTGTCCCCCATGAAACGGAGGGTAAATTTTGAAGCAAATTGACCAATTTCTGATGAAGTGTGCGCGTGCAGTTAGACAATGGTGCTCATTTGTACAGTGATTGGCCACAATGGAAGGCAAAATAGTACACTTGCTTATTGTACAGCAGTTTGCTTCGAAGTTGCTTGTGGCTGATGAGCACTTGAAGCAAAGATGATTGCCTGTCTTCTGAGGGGTCTGACTAATAATTGCTCGTCAGCTATGCCATTTCAGTCCATGAGATACGCTGCCAATTCACTCTTTTGCTTCTGCTGCGCCAGTTTTAGCTTCAACATCCACGGCAGATACTTCCTTGCTTGGTACCTCCACGACTGCATCAGCTTTCACTCCAACATCCCCGACTGCATCAGTTTCCACGACTGTATCAGTTTTCTTTTCAGTATCCACAACTGCATCAGTCTTGATCGGTACCTCCACATAATCGTGACGGACAGCTTGCTCAGAAGATAATGCCGAGCCAGCCAAATCACTCACATTGACATCGGGATCGGGTGAAGCTTCAGAGATAGGATTGTCCAAATCAGATGAGACAGCTGGTTTATCAACTGTTCTCTCTGCCTGTGTCTCAGTAGCTGGGGCTGAAGATTCAGCTGCTTCAGAGGCAGCTTCGTCTGTGCTAGCTTCAGTACGACCAATTGAAACATCTGGATGCCGCTCGGTACCTTCTGCACTTTCTAGTTGCTCATTCTCAGTGCTAAAATTTGTCTGTTTGGTACATTCTGCAGCATCTTCTGCCTCCTTAGCAGGGCCATTTCCATGACCCAAAGTTTCCATTTGATCCTCAGTGCCAATTGCTtcaccatcatcagcttcctccATGTCTGGGGAAGCCTCCTCGGAgttgggagaggaagaaggaacagaggcagctaaacgGTCATTGATACCTCTCTCTCCATCAAACGTGAACCAATTTGAATTTGTAAAGAGGGAACTGCTTTTAAACACATGATACATTGCCAATCagttacctccatcaagagagaaAAATCAAGGGTGCTGGAGTACGATTTAAGATAGCAAATTACCCGTCCGGATCATCTCCCAGACGCAGGGAAGATATTACCACCTCAGCTGATTCGTCATCAAAATAGACATCCTGAAAGGCAAATATAAGAGATTATTAGACTCAAAAGAAAGCAATATACTTGTCGGTGCATTATACATTCCATGGATAAACCAACCATAATGTTATATGTTTCCAAACAAACTTAAAACTACATAGCAGTTCATACTTTATAGTCGGCTTTTTGTACATTGCAGTAaacatttttttaggaaagcctcagcATTTAATCGCAGTGAATGCTAGAATCGTGTGCAAATAACAAGAGAACAATATGTTACTTAAATGTACCTCATCATCACGTTCAAGTGACCCTTGTGCCTGCATTCAAATGATCAGCGTGTATCATTAATATGTCTGAATATACAATACAGCAGCAGAAACAATAGCAAGATGCAGGGAATAAATATTTTGATAGTAGCGAACTAGCACATTAGCATACCTCTTCAATGTCATCATTGCTGTATATCCCATAGCGGAATGCCTGGCTCAAGTTATTGGCCAGAGCTGCAACATCATAATCCCTGTCTCGGaagtcatcatcatcactatccctACCACGGTCATGAAGCGAGGTTGGGCGTCTGCAGCATACAAGTCCACCGATACTTAGAGAAAATGAAAGCAAGATATAGCATGCTAAACAAGGAAAGAAAACCTACCCACAAGCCCAATGATAAACATTCTCCACCTCATTTCGCCTGACCAGAACATCTGTCTGCCATTCAACCCATTCACTGTTACCCTACTCAAACAAAAGATTCCAGGTCAAAGTAAGGCATACAAAACTATAGAAAAATCATACTTACAGACAAAGTATTGAGTGGATGCACAAATAGGAAAGATACCTGCAGGTGAGTCTGGATTGTGCTGTTACTATTTCCCAACTGAATGAGTTTATTGGCTATtcttgtcatgtgaccaacattcCCAATTTTTGAAGGGGTTTTCCCTTCAGACGGCACAGTAGGCTGCACACAAGAAGCAAAGCATGATGGGGTATTCTTGGTAGTATTAAGTCAAAGCTGTTATAGCATAAATATAACTTACCCCATTAGACTCTGTTGACAAAGAAGAAAGCTTATCGGCAGCAAGAATTTTACCAACAATGTCACATTCATTAAGAACATGTTCGACAAGTTCTGTTCTTTTACCCTCCAGGCAAGAAACAATTATATTCTCGACATGATGGTGCAAAAAGTTGTTATACGGGTACCTGTTGTTTAACAAACATATGAGATAGCCCTTTAAACGATGATGAAGCAAAAGAAAATAATATATCCATCTTACTCAAAGAATAAGTCAATGGAGCGCTTTATTGCCGATTGGCTGATTAGCTCTTGTTCAGCAGTTTCACTACCAACTGTCAGCAAAACAGAGATGAACTCCACAATCTGTAAAAAAGGGTATATCCAGCTTAACACAAGCGAGCAGGAAATTACCAAGACACTATAACATTGCCGAAATTTAAGAGCATGCAGTGCTAAATAACACTAATACGTTCTATATGGCTAGGTAGAAAGAAATGATATACAAATAGCATTTGATCACACTAGGATCCAAGCATGCATGCATCTCGTCTACGTCTCAACCCCAGGTAACCACACCAAAATTATAGTAGGTCAGTCCAGACAACACTATGCACCTTTACAAAATACAAATAAAGTAAGTCCATCTGGACAGGAAACAAAGAGCTCAAGGCTCAACAATAATCACTACAAGATAGAAATGACCAAATGGTCAACCGAAAGGATTTGCATCATCCAGTACCTTCAGTCGATGTTTCCCCAGAGGTGGGCGTAAACATCCGTAAGTTGTAGGCAAAACATTTTCAGCGGTAGAGGTGTCCAATAAGTTGAGCAAATTACCTACAAAAGTATGTCAGCTATAACAATAAATCTCAAAAAAAAAGATCTAGCAAACCATGACACACAGTGTAGTGTAGACAAAAAGTCTAGAATTGATTAAGGAAGAAGGTTTTCCTAACAAAATCTTGCACAAAATACCCAACACTCACCTAGACTCTCGAGCATACCATCAACTGTCTCAGGACTGGCAGTGACCAATGCCCCATGACTTACGTTGCTTCTGAATGCTTGATAGGAAGCTGATGCCAATCTTTTTGGGTCCAGCAAAGATATGCACACTGACAATGAATGAACCAGCACAGACTTGGGTCTTGATCCTTCAAGAGCATGGCAGAACAACCTCCCAACAAAACTGCAATTGCATAGAACGGAGCATAAATATGTCAGATCCAAAAAGGAAAACCAACAAGGAAACCTACTTGTAAATGTAGGGCTTTGTAACCATCTATGTGAAGCCTCTTTAGATAAAATTAGACATGGACTCTTTACAAGCATAAATTGGACATGGACTCTTTACAAGTAAAGGATTAGAAGAAATGCACGGATATTCTTTCTGTGATTCTCACCActaccaaaaaaaaaaaaaatggaCTTCCCTGCTGAAAGGTTTTCCCCTGCCCAATAAAGATTAAAAATGTGAAGGCAATAACGTTGTAAGATTGAGACCTTGGACTGCATATCTTTGCAGCGAGAGATGGAGGTGCACATCGAGTCACAGCACAAAGAATTTCGGCAGCATTGGCATGCACTTCAGGAGAGTCCTGCTTGGCAATATCGCAGTATGTCAAATTTCTGCTAGAAACATTTCAATTGAAGTTTTTCAGTGAGAAACTGAATATTGTTATTTAGGAGGCTATGTTTATATAGGTAAAAAATATCTCAAGACAAAATGTTTCTCAAATGAAATGCTAGGTTTGTATGCAATTATGTCTCAAAAATACAAGCAGATATATGCAAAGGCGACAAGGCAAGATAAACAAATAAATGCATTTCCCTAGTGTTATATATTTCCCCAACTCACCGATGAGCTAAACTTATCTGCGATCATTCCAAGAACATCTGTATTTTCTAACCACTGCATTGTATCAGCATAGTTTGAATATATGGTCTCATCAGCACCAATCAGGCGTATCAGCACCTGAAGAATTCCAGGGGCAAAAGCGTCAACCAACTGTAGCAGCCAAAACATCAATCCACTAAATGCAATAATTATCAATAACATCTTACCTCCATTACAGATGTGATGCCAATCAGGTCGACAAGTTGGACAACGATCTCTGGATGCTCCTAATAAAAAATGAGTGTTGTAATCCATTGAAATACTCAAGAATCAAGCTTGTGGGATGAAATTTGTGACCACAGAAGAAAATTGTTCGCATGAAAGCTAGACCCAGTGCATGCCTTGATTAACCAAACCGCCCAAATATTCAAAGAAAGTACACTAAATGAACATATACCCCATAAGTTTAAGTGTGTTAATAAAATGTTCCTTGTTTATACAAGGACAAGGAATACCTGAACATAATTCATTAGTGGGGCAGTCTTCCGCAGCATCAAACAAATTACCACCTACAACAAATAAGTAATCAAACATACTTCAGCCTTGTAATAAATATGACAGCAACCACAAGATGAAGTCTCAACATCAGATTAACAAAAGGCAAGACCAAACTTCAGCAGGGAACTTCTACAACGAATTTATGCCATGATTCGGATATAAATAATCCAAATAAAATGAAATACCTTACTGAAGTAACCAGATAATAATGTGCTGTGTGGATGATCAGGTTTCACAAATGAGAAAAGCAAATCCATTAACTGCAATGCAGAAGATTAAGAGAAGTAAAATTAGCTAGAATGGTTGTAATGAAACATATCTGACAAAGATGTCAAAAGGACAAGAAAGCTTTTACTCTAACCTCTTCATCctctactagggtcctcaaaatgaCATCTATTTCACAAGTAAATATCTCACAAGCAATGAAAGGGAACCTGCAAGGAATGGATGAATTTATACAAAGGAGGAAACTCAGTCCGTAACATCTACAGGCAATGAATGTTAATGGCCAATGGCATACTTGAAAGAGCGCTTTTTTTCAGCGTCATCTGGAACTTCTTCAACAACATAACGAAGCAATTGTTCCACCTGGGCCTTGTCACGGAGGCTACACAAAATATTTCAAGCATTATAGGCTGGGAAATACAACAGTATAAGTACAAGGAACACTGGATGCCAACAGTCAAGAAAATGAAGGCCAACATAGGTATTTACTATATCACTCATTCATTCAACCAGATGATCTATCAAGAAAACTCAACGTGCCAATTTGGTTTAACAGTACAAAATAC
Coding sequences within:
- the LOC123078472 gene encoding serine/threonine-protein phosphatase 6 regulatory subunit 3 isoform X1, with product MFWRMTGLSAASPVDTILDKENFTLEELLDEDEIIQECKALNTRLINFLRDKAQVEQLLRYVVEEVPDDAEKKRSFKFPFIACEIFTCEIDVILRTLVEDEELMDLLFSFVKPDHPHSTLLSGYFSKVVICLMLRKTAPLMNYVQEHPEIVVQLVDLIGITSVMEVLIRLIGADETIYSNYADTMQWLENTDVLGMIADKFSSSDSPEVHANAAEILCAVTRCAPPSLAAKICSPSFVGRLFCHALEGSRPKSVLVHSLSVCISLLDPKRLASASYQAFRSNVSHGALVTASPETVDGMLESLGNLLNLLDTSTAENVLPTTYGCLRPPLGKHRLKIVEFISVLLTVGSETAEQELISQSAIKRSIDLFFEYPYNNFLHHHVENIIVSCLEGKRTELVEHVLNECDIVGKILAADKLSSLSTESNGPTVPSEGKTPSKIGNVGHMTRIANKLIQLGNSNSTIQTHLQGNSEWVEWQTDVLVRRNEVENVYHWACGRPTSLHDRGRDSDDDDFRDRDYDVAALANNLSQAFRYGIYSNDDIEEAQGSLERDDEDVYFDDESAEVVISSLRLGDDPDGSSLFTNSNWFTFDGERGINDRLAASVPSSSPNSEEASPDMEEADDGEAIGTEDQMETLGHGNGPAKEAEDAAECTKQTNFSTENEQLESAEGTERHPDVSIGRTEASTDEAASEAAESSAPATETQAERTVDKPAVSSDLDNPISEASPDPDVNVSDLAGSALSSEQAVRHDYVEVPIKTDAVVDTEKKTDTVVETDAVGDVGVKADAVVEVPSKEVSAVDVEAKTGAAEAKE
- the LOC123078472 gene encoding serine/threonine-protein phosphatase 6 regulatory subunit 3 isoform X2 → MFWRMTGLSAASPVDTILDKENFTLEELLDEDEIIQECKALNTRLINFLRDKAQVEQLLRYVVEEVPDDAEKKRSFKFPFIACEIFTCEIDVILRTLVEDEELMDLLFSFVKPDHPHSTLLSGYFSKVVICLMLRKTAPLMNYVQEHPEIVVQLVDLIGITSVMEVLIRLIGADETIYSNYADTMQWLENTDVLGMIADKFSSSDSPEVHANAAEILCAVTRCAPPSLAAKICSPSFVGRLFCHALEGSRPKSVLVHSLSVCISLLDPKRLASASYQAFRSNVSHGALVTASPETVDGMLESLGNLLNLLDTSTAENVLPTTYGCLRPPLGKHRLKIVEFISVLLTVGSETAEQELISQSAIKRSIDLFFEYPYNNFLHHHVENIIVSCLEGKRTELVEHVLNECDIVGKILAADKLSSLSTESNGPTVPSEGKTPSKIGNVGHMTRIANKLIQLGNSNSTIQTHLQGNSEWVEWQTDVLVRRNEVENVYHWACGRPTSLHDRGRDSDDDDFRDRDYDVAALANNLSQAFRYGIYSNDDIEEAQGSLERDDEDVYFDDESAEVVISSLRLGDDPDGSLFTNSNWFTFDGERGINDRLAASVPSSSPNSEEASPDMEEADDGEAIGTEDQMETLGHGNGPAKEAEDAAECTKQTNFSTENEQLESAEGTERHPDVSIGRTEASTDEAASEAAESSAPATETQAERTVDKPAVSSDLDNPISEASPDPDVNVSDLAGSALSSEQAVRHDYVEVPIKTDAVVDTEKKTDTVVETDAVGDVGVKADAVVEVPSKEVSAVDVEAKTGAAEAKE